DNA from Sulfurimonas gotlandica GD1:
AATCGGGGATTCTTCAAGTGCGATATTTATAGCTCTTTATTCGGTCATTGTAATTTCAATAATCGCTGATACATTTGTAAAGCCTCTAATCATAAAAGAGATCAACAATAGACTTTTAAAAGAGGATGATACGAGAATAAATGAGCTTGTGATTTTCTTTGCTATTATTGCCGGACTTGCAACATTTGGTTTTTGGGGAATGATTTTAGGACCTGCAATTACTGCATTTTTCCTAACGATTTTAAAACTGTTTGAGGCAAGAACAAAAGAGTGTGAAACAAAACAAATCTAATTAGAGGTTTATTTTTTGTAAACCTCTGGATAGTCATCTTTAAATCTTCTATGTAGCCAAAACCAAGGTTGGGGAGCTTTTAAAATCTCTGCACTTAACCAATCAGTCTGCATCTGAGTAGATACTCTGATATCTTCTTCTTCGTTATCTGTTTTTGGCGGTATAATCTCATCGTAAAATTTTATAGTATATGTTTCATCATCGTTAGCATGTATAAGTGCCGGAATCAAAGCAGCATTAAATTTTCTTGCAAAGTAAGCAGTTGTTTTAATTTGGCTTGTAGGTTTACCTAAAAAATCAACAGTGATGGCTTCTTTTTTATTTACATTTGCATCTATTAAAATCGCTATTGCCCCACCGGAGCGGAGTTGTTTTAGTATACCTCTTGTCGCACCATTTCTCTCTACATACTGCATGCGAGATTTTGAGCGAGAACTTAAAAGATAATCTTCAAAATATTTATTTTTCATTCTTTTGTATACAATCATAATCGGTTCTCTTAGGGCACTTAGCATTGCTCCAGCTAGCTCCCAAGAACCATAATGGGAAGTTACAAAGACAATAGGTCTATTTTGCTCTTGCACTTTTTTTAGCACTTCATCATTCTCAAAAGTAATTTTTTTTGATAACTCTTCGATGGAGTAGTATCTTATTTCCATTGTATGAAGAAAATTTAAAAGCAGTTGTCTAAATGAATTTTTAGCAATCTTTTGAACGAACGCTTCATCAACATTATCCCCATAGATAAATTGAAGGTTTTGTCTTATGACTTTGTTGTACCTTTTTGAAAGTTTATAAGCTAAAAAACCAAGGCTAATAAAAAATGCTCTTCTTACTTTTTTAGGTAGAAGCATTAAGAATTTTTCAAGAATTAAAAAAGCGTAAAAACCGATCATTTTAGTAGCTCCTTTGCTTTAGTAACAACTTTTTG
Protein-coding regions in this window:
- a CDS encoding lipid A biosynthesis lauroyl acyltransferase, whose protein sequence is MIGFYAFLILEKFLMLLPKKVRRAFFISLGFLAYKLSKRYNKVIRQNLQFIYGDNVDEAFVQKIAKNSFRQLLLNFLHTMEIRYYSIEELSKKITFENDEVLKKVQEQNRPIVFVTSHYGSWELAGAMLSALREPIMIVYKRMKNKYFEDYLLSSRSKSRMQYVERNGATRGILKQLRSGGAIAILIDANVNKKEAITVDFLGKPTSQIKTTAYFARKFNAALIPALIHANDDETYTIKFYDEIIPPKTDNEEEDIRVSTQMQTDWLSAEILKAPQPWFWLHRRFKDDYPEVYKK